In the Procambarus clarkii isolate CNS0578487 chromosome 70, FALCON_Pclarkii_2.0, whole genome shotgun sequence genome, CAGTTCAAGTGCCTGTGACGAGGACAGTTCAAGTGCCTGTGACGAGGACAGTTCAAGTCCCTGTGACGAGGACAGTTCAAGTGCCTGTGACGAGGACAGTTCAAGTCCCTGTGACGAGGACAGTTCAAGTCCCTGTGACGAGGACAGTTCAAGTGCCTGTGACGAGGACAGTTCAAGTGCCTGTGACGAGGACAGTTCAAGTGCCTGTGACGAGGACAGTTCAAGTCCCTGTGACGAGGACAGTTCAAGTGCCTGTGACGAGGACAGTTCAAGTGCCTGTGACGAGGACAGTTCAAGTCCCTGTGACGAGGACAGTTCAAGTGCCTGTGACGAGGACAGTTCAAGTCCCTGTGACGAGGACAGTTCAAGTCCCTGTGACGAGGACAGTTCAAGTGCCTGTGACGAGGACAGTTCAAGTGCCTGTGACGAGGACAGTTCAAGTGCCTGCGAGTGAAGGTGAAGAACTAGAGTGAACTAGAACTCTCCTGCCcggaacactttgcgtaatagtggctttaggcagtgTATGcaccagctctatctataaatccatcaatttttcgtatcacctcttgtatgtatgtactttacctgaataaacatttgaatttgaattttttgaAACTGTGTTAGGGCATCACTGCTGGGTATGGGCATTTCATACCCAGGCTGAATGACTCTTAGATAAGTAAGCTAACGAAGATGGACTAATtgttcatctcaagataacctcaagatggctaaaatataataaatgaataaaACCCAACTTTATTCATGCAAATGGTTATACATTTGTAACTGAATTAGTTTACATAAACTTTGAGTATACAATTTACTCAAGTGGGACGTTATAATAATAACATAACGTGATCACTATAATTATGTACAGTGGAATCTAGACTTATGGACCCGTGACAAGGTGGAGTACCCGAAGGTGCTCACTTGGGACCTTcttttattcataatatatatcagTTATGTTCCACAATACCGCAAACAGTAATAGAACAGAGCATTGTAAATACTAATGACAcaagacgggctcaccatagcccgtgctacttggaactttttgttccaggtagcgaatcttaacacCAAATAATAATGACACAACTACCACCAGTTTCATGTAATGTTGCTACAAGTACAACCACTATTATAAGGTCAGTACAACCACTATTATAAGGTCAGTACAACCACTATTATAAAGCCAGTACAACCACTATTATAAAGCCAGTACAACCACTATTATAAAGCCAGTACAACCACTATTATAAAGCCAGTACAACCACTATTATAAAGCCAGTACAACCCCTATTATAAAGCCAGTACAACCACTATTATAAGGTCAGTACAACCACTATTATAAAGCCAGTACAACCACTATTATAAAGCCAGTACAACCACTATTATAAAGCCAGTACAACCACTATTATAAGGTCAGTACAACCACTATTATAAAGCCAGTACAACCCCTATTATAAAGCCAGTACAACCACTATTATAAAGCCAGTACAACCACTATTATAAAGCCAGCGCTGTTACAATGAATAATGAATATGATGTTAAGGTAAGGAATGCTTCCTACTTCATTACATGCATGGAGAGGACCCGTCACCTCCTCTCTAGCCCTTGCCTATCCCACCAGCACCCTACTCTCACCTCTCTCCTAACTAGTCCGCCTTCGTTAGCTTGTCTCTTTAAGAGTCcctctacagatctccagtatcagctcttgatactggtaatggctcaaaagggccaccacttacgggctattcatgcccgtgccaccttttggatggcttgatcttcatcaatcatcaatctctaTGAGTCATTCAGCCTGGGTTATCGTTTGGAGAAAGACGTCCCATAGCCGTGCGCTCAGCAGGcgcgctgttgctgttgctgctgctgctgctgctgctgctgctgctgctactgctgctgctgctgctgctgctgctgctgctgctgctactgctgctgctgctactgctgctgctgctgctgctgctgctgctactgctgctgctgcttccagcCTCCCTGGCTGATTTCGCCAAGACTATCATTAAGACTGTGAAAGACTAGCTACAAGAGGACGAGGACAGGGCTGTAGTTACCATGTCTGTCATGCAGTGCCAATGTCACCATAGTAGCAGTTGGCACTTGCGGGCACTTTATACCTTGAGAAGTGCCATTAatggctgtctgtctggctgcCTCATCTCGTGTTGTCAGCCTGGTCACTTCCTTCTGACACTTCCCCCAtctcacctcctccccccccccctaggtccgtgtgtgtactcatccaGTAGTCCCCTCACGCCGCCTGCCCTCACTTTCACCTCCTGGTGGGTGTCGGGGCCGTCATCTTCACACAGTCATGTCTACTCACTTTCCCTCCCCCGGGAACGGGTCAATAATGTTTTCATACCATTTTTTTATTTCCctgcaaaaaaatgttttttttttttaaatcttatGTATCTCTTAATTTACTGAATTGTTTGTGGCTTTACTGAATTGTTTCCTTCCTAattttctttcttttccttccttcttttgttttataaaaaccgtcccatcccaaatccttatcctgaccccctttcccagtgctatatagtcgtaatggcttgatgtTTTTCTctgataattaataattaatcgcTTATTTTCTTTCTTCCTTATTTTCCCTCATCTATCCTGCTCTGCTCTGCACCCTGCTTCTCCCTAGGGGGTCAAGACCCTGTGTGTCTTGTGGTGacctgttgttcttgttgttgttgttgttgattcagctactcggaacaagttccaagtagcacgggctatggtgagcccgtagtggacttacctggcacaggagcggggcaagtagcacgggctatggtgagcccgtaacttacctggcacaggagcggggcaagtagcacgggctatggtgagcccggaacttacctggcacaggagcggggcaagtagcacgggctatggtgagcccggaacttacctggcacaggagcggggcaagtgttGTAATGACCTTCCCTATCGCTCTaagacaccctctctctctctctcacttccctcACTCGcaacacacattaggtgagtacattaggCGAGTACCTCTTCCatctctaccccctccccccccctctaaacACTTCTCACTCTCAGGAgtaaagacgagggagaagacacagGTTAAGGAAAGTTGTAGGAATGTTTGATGTTGTGAGTTATGACACcaggtgggctgtccgccttgattgattgattgattgatgaagattaagcctgctaagaggtggcacgggcatgaatagccccgtaaaccTTGCTAACACAAAGTCTGGGTTTAGTAGCTAGGCTAAGCTTGGTCAAACATTCACCAGGTAGCTGGTGAGTGTTTGTAAgggtcttcacatgtgtttcaacaTATGTCAAACACTTATAGGTGAATGTTTCGAAACCTTCATATACACACTACGTATACACACTTCATATACACACTACGATGTGTATGTGTACTGTCTGAATACCCCTCTTAATGGGGgctaggcgcctgacagctgggtggacagcgcttcggattcgtagtcctgaggttccgggttcgatccccggtggaggcggagacaaatgggcaaaatgtttctttcaccctgatgcacctgttacctagcagtatataggtacctgggagcttagacagctgctacgggctgcttccctgggggatgtgtaacaaaatggaggcctggtcgaggaccgggccgcggagacgctaaagccccgagatcatctcaagataacctcaagataggtagttATTTTCGTATTGGAGTTTTCACGTCAACATTTTAAGTAGGAAGGAGTTTAAG is a window encoding:
- the LOC138356013 gene encoding serine-aspartate repeat-containing protein F-like, giving the protein MTADEDSSSACDEDSSSACDEDSSSACDEDSSSACDEDSSSACDEDSSSACDEDSSSACDEDSSSACDEDSSSACDEDSSSACDEDSSSACDEDSSSACDEDSSSACDEDSSSACDEDSSSPCDEDSSSACDEDSSSACDEDSSSPCDEDSSSACDEDSSSPCDEDSSSPCDEDSSSACDEDSSSACDEDSSSACDEDSSSPCDEDSSSACDEDSSSACDEDSSSPCDEDSSSACDEDSSSPCDEDSSSPCDEDSSSACDEDSSSACDEDSSSACE